From a region of the Janthinobacterium sp. 61 genome:
- a CDS encoding A24 family peptidase, producing the protein MLQDTLLFAAPGTLPVALVAALFGLIVGSFLNVVIHRVPKMMQRESDNYVAEESGLPLPHTDRYNLMLPHSNCTACGHSITAMENIPVISYLLLRGKCSACQAPISVRYPLVELLTAALSAILIWHFGSGWTGLATLVFAWLLIAMTFIDADTQMLPDDLTFPLLWAGLLVNINGTFVPLQDAVIGAAAGYLTLWAVYWAFKLATGKEGMGYGDFKLLAALGAWLGWTMLPTIILLSSLVGAVVGIGLIVFAKRGRDKPIPFGPYLAAAGLIALLYGTPLSRLTLGLTS; encoded by the coding sequence ATGCTGCAAGATACCCTGCTGTTCGCTGCGCCCGGCACCCTGCCCGTCGCCCTTGTCGCCGCCCTGTTCGGCCTGATCGTCGGCAGCTTCCTGAATGTGGTGATCCACCGCGTGCCAAAAATGATGCAGCGTGAATCCGATAATTACGTGGCGGAAGAAAGCGGCTTGCCCTTGCCGCACACGGACCGCTACAACCTGATGCTACCGCATTCGAACTGCACCGCTTGCGGCCACAGCATCACCGCCATGGAAAATATCCCCGTCATCAGCTACCTGCTGCTGCGCGGCAAGTGCAGCGCCTGCCAGGCGCCCATCTCCGTGCGCTATCCGCTGGTGGAACTGCTGACGGCTGCACTGTCGGCCATCTTGATCTGGCACTTCGGCAGCGGCTGGACGGGCCTGGCCACCCTCGTGTTTGCCTGGCTGCTGATCGCCATGACCTTCATCGATGCCGACACGCAAATGCTGCCGGACGACCTGACCTTTCCCTTGCTGTGGGCGGGTCTGCTGGTCAATATCAATGGCACCTTCGTGCCCCTGCAGGATGCCGTCATCGGCGCCGCCGCCGGCTATCTGACCCTGTGGGCCGTCTATTGGGCCTTCAAGCTGGCGACAGGCAAGGAGGGAATGGGCTATGGTGACTTCAAATTGCTGGCGGCGCTCGGTGCGTGGCTCGGCTGGACCATGCTGCCGACGATCATATTATTGTCGTCGCTGGTCGGTGCCGTGGTTGGCATCGGCCTGATCGTGTTTGCCAAGCGGGGACGCGACAAACCGATTCCATTCGGCCCCTACCTGGCGGCGGCAGGCCTGATTGCGCTGCTGTACGGCACGCCCCTATCGCGCCTCACGCTCGGGCTGACCAGCTGA
- a CDS encoding type II secretion system F family protein, whose translation MVVERRFAWKGTDRHGKAVDGILRAADATAAGMALRRQGILATRVQAARAAPGKAITHKDIALFTRQLSTMMAAGVPLLHAFDIAGKGHAKPAVTELMRDLRHDIEAGSSLQQAFRQFPLLFDELYCNLLAAGEQAGIVQNLLARLATHQEKSIVLRRQVRGALMYPLAIVLVAIVVTAIIMSVVVPAFRQVFDSFGAPLPLPTLVVMGLSAFLVRYWLALLATLLLACLLSHLAWRRWPALRRNVQLRALRLPVFGPLLRKAAIARWTRTLAAMFAAGVPLLDSLGLVGAASGHALYQEATMRIEREIRAGGSLALAMEHSAVFPPLLTQLALIGEQSGALDAMLSRAAEIIEADIDATVATLSALLEPALIVVLGVLVGSLVIALYLPIFKLGAVI comes from the coding sequence ATGGTGGTCGAGCGGCGGTTTGCATGGAAGGGCACCGACCGCCATGGCAAGGCGGTCGATGGCATCTTGCGCGCCGCCGATGCCACCGCAGCCGGCATGGCCTTGCGGCGCCAGGGCATCCTCGCCACCAGGGTACAGGCTGCTCGCGCCGCGCCAGGCAAGGCCATCACGCATAAGGATATTGCACTGTTCACGCGCCAGCTGTCGACCATGATGGCGGCCGGCGTGCCACTGCTGCACGCCTTCGACATCGCCGGCAAGGGCCATGCCAAACCCGCCGTCACCGAGCTGATGCGAGACTTGCGCCACGACATCGAAGCGGGCAGCAGCCTGCAGCAGGCCTTCCGCCAGTTTCCGTTACTGTTTGACGAGCTGTATTGCAACCTGCTGGCGGCCGGCGAACAGGCGGGCATCGTGCAGAACTTGCTGGCGCGCCTGGCCACGCACCAGGAAAAATCCATCGTGCTGCGGCGGCAAGTACGCGGCGCACTGATGTATCCGCTCGCCATCGTACTCGTCGCCATCGTCGTCACGGCCATCATCATGAGTGTGGTCGTACCCGCCTTCCGGCAGGTATTCGACAGCTTCGGTGCACCATTGCCCCTGCCCACCCTGGTCGTCATGGGCTTGTCGGCCTTTCTCGTGCGCTACTGGCTGGCCTTGCTCGCGACGCTGCTGCTGGCCTGCCTGTTATCGCACCTGGCCTGGCGCCGCTGGCCCGCCTTGCGGCGCAACGTGCAACTGCGGGCATTGCGCCTGCCCGTGTTCGGCCCACTGTTGCGCAAGGCGGCGATTGCCCGCTGGACGCGCACCCTGGCCGCCATGTTTGCCGCCGGCGTGCCACTGCTCGACTCGCTCGGCCTGGTGGGTGCCGCCTCCGGCCACGCGCTGTACCAGGAGGCGACGATGCGCATCGAGCGTGAAATCCGCGCCGGCGGCAGCCTGGCCTTGGCCATGGAGCACAGCGCCGTGTTTCCCCCGCTGCTGACGCAACTTGCCCTGATCGGCGAGCAATCGGGTGCCCTCGACGCCATGCTGTCGCGCGCTGCCGAGATCATCGAGGCGGACATCGACGCCACGGTGGCCACCCTTTCCGCGCTGCTGGAACCGGCGCTGATAGTGGTGCTGGGCGTGCTGGTCGGTTCACTCGTGATTGCCCTGTATTTGCCGATTTTCAAGCTGGGCGCCGTGATTTGA
- a CDS encoding DHA2 family efflux MFS transporter permease subunit → MTSSPVKSYLPWVVATALFMEQLDSTIVNTAIPAMAASLHVTPLSLKAVVTSYILSLAVCIPISGWMADRFGTRRVFSAAVAIFTIASILCGLSVNAPMLVAARLLQGVGAAMMMPVGRLTIIRTFPKSQLLAAMNFVIIPALIGPLLGPTVGGLIVHWLSWREIFFVNVPVGLAALYLAHRYMPDYYGDKPRPLDLIGLVLFGTGIALLSWLLEIFGEHKIDPTSAAVLLFISISLLAAYAWHSSEVLHPLLRLTLFKIRTFRVSVVGGFVTRLGVGGLPFLLPLLYQLGLGLPAWQSGLLMMPSAAAAMGMKFISARVLARFGYRQVLIVNTVLIGITIAMFSQVGAGTPLYVIVAISLCMGFFNSLQFSSMNTIAYADVDKADSSMASTIASSMQQLSMSFGLAFGSLITGWYLGDMPQSDRAMLSTALHHAFLTLAALTVLSSLTFWTLRRDDGESISKGTDSDEEEAADVKAQALVQTEVQTTKS, encoded by the coding sequence ATGACCAGTTCCCCCGTTAAAAGCTACCTTCCCTGGGTGGTTGCCACCGCCCTATTCATGGAGCAACTCGACTCCACCATCGTCAACACCGCCATCCCCGCCATGGCCGCCAGCCTGCATGTGACGCCGCTCAGTCTCAAGGCTGTCGTCACCAGCTACATCCTGAGCCTGGCCGTGTGCATTCCCATCAGCGGCTGGATGGCCGACCGCTTCGGTACGCGGCGCGTGTTTTCCGCCGCCGTTGCCATCTTCACCATCGCCTCCATCCTGTGCGGTCTGTCCGTGAATGCGCCCATGCTGGTGGCCGCGCGCCTGCTGCAAGGGGTGGGCGCGGCCATGATGATGCCGGTGGGCAGGCTCACCATCATCCGCACGTTTCCCAAGTCGCAATTACTGGCGGCCATGAATTTCGTCATCATCCCCGCCTTGATCGGGCCCCTGCTGGGCCCCACGGTGGGTGGTTTGATCGTGCACTGGCTGTCGTGGCGCGAGATTTTCTTCGTCAACGTCCCCGTGGGCCTGGCGGCGCTGTACCTGGCGCACCGCTACATGCCCGATTACTACGGCGACAAACCGCGTCCGCTGGACCTGATCGGCCTGGTGCTGTTCGGCACGGGCATCGCGCTGCTGTCCTGGCTGCTGGAAATCTTTGGCGAGCACAAGATCGACCCTACCTCGGCGGCCGTACTGCTGTTCATTTCCATCAGCCTGCTCGCCGCGTACGCCTGGCATTCGAGCGAAGTGCTGCACCCGCTGCTGCGCCTGACCCTGTTCAAGATCCGCACCTTCCGCGTCTCCGTGGTAGGCGGCTTCGTCACCCGCCTGGGCGTGGGCGGCCTGCCCTTTCTCTTGCCGCTGCTGTACCAGCTGGGTCTGGGCCTGCCCGCCTGGCAGTCGGGCTTGCTGATGATGCCGTCGGCCGCTGCCGCCATGGGCATGAAATTCATTTCCGCGCGCGTGCTGGCCCGCTTCGGCTACCGCCAGGTACTGATCGTCAATACTGTGCTGATCGGCATCACCATCGCCATGTTTTCGCAAGTAGGCGCGGGTACACCGCTGTACGTGATCGTCGCTATCAGCCTGTGCATGGGCTTTTTCAATTCGCTGCAATTTTCCAGCATGAACACCATCGCGTATGCCGACGTCGACAAGGCCGACTCCAGCATGGCCAGCACCATCGCCAGCTCGATGCAGCAACTGTCGATGAGCTTTGGCCTGGCCTTCGGTTCGCTGATCACGGGCTGGTACCTTGGCGACATGCCGCAGTCGGACCGCGCCATGCTCAGCACGGCCCTGCACCACGCCTTCCTCACCCTCGCTGCCCTGACGGTGCTGTCCTCGCTGACGTTCTGGACCTTGCGCCGCGACGATGGCGAAAGCATCAGCAAGGGCACGGACAGCGACGAGGAAGAAGCGGCCGACGTGAAAGCCCAGGCCCTTGTGCAAACGGAAGTACAAACCACAAAAAGCTGA
- a CDS encoding cobyric acid synthase, with the protein MKSPFPALMVQGTTSDAGKSTVVAALCRLLKRRGVTVAPFKPQNMALNSAVTADGGEIGRAQALQALACGIAPHTDMNPVLLKPSSNTGAQVIIHGRVRAEMDARDYQQYKTIAMGAVLESYARLRQQYDAVVVEGAGSPAEVNLRARDIANMGFAEAVDCPVILVADIDRGGVFAHIIGTLACLSDSERARILGFVINRFRGDVSLLQPGIDWLEQQTGKPVLAVLPYLQGLFLDAEDAVEAMQAERGAFKVVVPQLPRISNHTDVDALRAHPGIDLQFIQQGQPIPPADLVILPGSKNTRGDLAWLQQQGWPAYLAKHLRYGGKVLGICGGFQMLGQSVHDPLGVEGAAGESTALGLLDMMTELTAEKRLQQVAGHCVFAGAAGAPVAGYEIHMGVSQGAALRQPAFMIDGRPEGAVSGDGQILGSYLHGMFDTPAACSALLRWAGLDSGHTVDTAALREASLERIADAALPLLAALEQIRR; encoded by the coding sequence ATGAAAAGCCCCTTCCCCGCCCTGATGGTGCAAGGCACGACGTCCGACGCGGGCAAGAGCACCGTCGTCGCGGCCCTGTGCCGACTATTGAAGCGCCGTGGCGTGACTGTCGCGCCGTTCAAGCCGCAAAACATGGCATTGAATAGCGCCGTGACGGCGGACGGCGGAGAAATCGGCCGCGCCCAGGCTTTGCAGGCACTGGCCTGCGGCATTGCGCCGCACACGGACATGAATCCGGTGCTGCTGAAGCCGTCGTCGAACACGGGCGCGCAAGTGATCATCCATGGCAGGGTGCGCGCCGAAATGGATGCGCGCGACTACCAGCAATACAAGACCATCGCCATGGGTGCCGTGCTGGAGTCGTACGCGCGACTGCGCCAGCAGTACGACGCTGTCGTCGTCGAAGGCGCGGGCAGCCCCGCCGAAGTCAACCTGCGCGCGCGCGACATTGCCAACATGGGCTTTGCCGAAGCCGTCGACTGCCCCGTGATCCTGGTGGCCGACATTGACCGGGGCGGCGTCTTCGCCCACATCATCGGCACCCTGGCCTGTCTGTCCGACAGCGAGCGCGCGCGCATCCTCGGCTTTGTCATCAACCGCTTCCGCGGCGACGTCTCGCTGCTGCAACCCGGCATCGACTGGCTGGAGCAGCAGACGGGCAAGCCCGTGCTGGCCGTGCTGCCCTATCTGCAAGGCCTGTTCCTAGACGCGGAAGATGCCGTGGAAGCGATGCAGGCAGAACGCGGCGCCTTCAAGGTGGTGGTGCCGCAACTGCCGCGCATCAGCAACCACACGGATGTCGATGCGCTGCGCGCCCACCCCGGCATCGACCTGCAATTCATCCAGCAAGGACAGCCGATTCCGCCTGCCGACCTGGTGATTCTGCCCGGCAGCAAGAACACGCGCGGTGACCTGGCCTGGCTGCAGCAGCAGGGCTGGCCCGCCTATCTGGCGAAGCACCTGCGCTACGGCGGCAAGGTGCTGGGTATCTGCGGCGGCTTCCAGATGCTGGGGCAGTCCGTACACGACCCGCTGGGAGTGGAAGGCGCAGCGGGAGAGTCAACGGCGCTGGGATTGCTCGACATGATGACTGAACTGACGGCGGAAAAACGCCTGCAACAGGTGGCCGGGCACTGCGTCTTTGCCGGCGCGGCCGGCGCACCCGTAGCCGGCTACGAAATCCACATGGGCGTCTCGCAGGGCGCCGCCCTGCGGCAGCCGGCGTTCATGATCGATGGACGACCGGAAGGGGCCGTATCGGGCGACGGGCAAATCCTGGGCAGCTATTTGCACGGCATGTTCGATACGCCCGCCGCATGTTCGGCGCTACTGCGCTGGGCGGGGCTGGACTCCGGCCACACGGTAGACACCGCCGCCCTGCGCGAAGCCAGCCTGGAGCGCATCGCCGACGCGGCGCTGCCGCTGCTGGCCGCCCTGGAGCAAATCAGACGCTAG
- a CDS encoding ABC transporter substrate-binding protein, whose product MSHYQRIACLSTEAVETLYALGAEDVIAGISGFTVRPPRAREEKTKISGFSSANLERILAIRPDLVIGFSDMQADICRDLVKAGIEVHQFNQRTVDGILRMIGVLAALVQREEAGRVLIASLRADIAAVQARAASWARKPVIYFEEWNDPLMSGIGWAAELIGIAGGTDAFPELSAHAGARERIIADPLAVVRRAPDIVIASWCGKKFQAAQLAARPGWNAIPAVQNQMLFEIKSPDILSPGPAAITEGLRQISDIVAQWQERQP is encoded by the coding sequence ATGAGTCACTACCAACGCATCGCCTGTCTGTCGACGGAAGCCGTGGAGACACTGTATGCGCTGGGTGCGGAAGACGTTATCGCTGGCATTTCCGGCTTCACCGTGCGTCCGCCACGGGCGCGCGAGGAAAAAACCAAGATCAGCGGCTTTTCGTCCGCGAACCTGGAGCGCATCCTGGCCATCCGGCCCGACCTGGTGATCGGCTTTAGCGACATGCAGGCTGATATCTGCCGTGACCTCGTCAAGGCCGGCATCGAAGTCCATCAGTTCAACCAGCGCACGGTGGACGGCATCCTGCGCATGATCGGCGTGCTGGCCGCGCTGGTGCAGCGCGAGGAAGCGGGCCGTGTACTGATCGCCAGCCTGCGCGCCGACATCGCCGCCGTCCAAGCCCGCGCCGCCTCCTGGGCGCGCAAGCCGGTGATTTACTTTGAAGAGTGGAACGATCCCCTGATGAGCGGCATCGGCTGGGCAGCGGAATTGATCGGCATCGCTGGCGGCACTGACGCCTTCCCGGAATTGTCCGCCCATGCTGGCGCCAGGGAGCGCATCATCGCCGATCCTTTGGCCGTGGTGCGGCGCGCGCCCGACATCGTCATCGCCAGCTGGTGCGGCAAGAAATTCCAAGCCGCCCAACTGGCGGCACGCCCGGGCTGGAACGCGATTCCCGCCGTACAGAACCAGATGCTGTTCGAAATCAAGTCGCCCGACATTCTTTCTCCCGGTCCGGCCGCCATCACAGAGGGCTTACGCCAGATCAGCGATATCGTCGCGCAGTGGCAGGAGCGACAACCATGA
- a CDS encoding cobalamin-binding protein codes for MNHLKTTLLLAGLISLQAHAAITVRDDDGNTVTVEKPAQRILALAPHVTELLFAAGGGDKITGVVSYSDYPEAAKKITQVGDNRQYDMERIIAMKPDLIVVWMHGSAERQIAMLRQLKVPIYHSEPRKLADIPDSMERLGQLMGTEKTAKPAAALLRAKLASLTAQYAQRPPVRVFYQVWDKPLYTLSGASIISDSMRVCGGQNVFAGMKVVAPVVTPEGVLQEDPEVIFGTSEKSDPRSEGGLSMWRAFPSMTAVRKNNLFRLNGDLLNRAGPRMIEGTVAMCEQLEVARKRRTKAAQ; via the coding sequence ATGAACCACTTGAAAACCACATTGCTGCTGGCCGGACTGATCTCGCTGCAGGCGCATGCCGCCATCACCGTGCGCGACGACGACGGCAATACCGTCACCGTGGAAAAACCGGCGCAGCGCATCCTGGCGCTGGCGCCGCATGTGACGGAACTGCTGTTCGCGGCCGGTGGCGGCGACAAGATCACCGGTGTCGTCAGCTATAGCGACTACCCGGAAGCGGCAAAGAAGATCACGCAAGTGGGCGACAACCGCCAGTACGACATGGAGCGCATCATCGCCATGAAACCGGACCTGATCGTCGTCTGGATGCATGGCAGCGCCGAGCGCCAGATCGCCATGCTGCGCCAGCTGAAGGTGCCCATCTATCACAGCGAGCCGCGCAAACTGGCCGATATCCCCGACAGCATGGAGCGCCTGGGCCAGCTGATGGGCACGGAAAAAACCGCCAAACCGGCCGCCGCCCTGCTGCGCGCCAAGCTGGCCAGCCTGACGGCGCAATACGCGCAGCGTCCGCCCGTGCGCGTGTTTTACCAGGTGTGGGATAAACCCTTGTACACCTTGAGCGGCGCGAGCATCATCAGCGACTCCATGCGCGTGTGCGGCGGCCAGAATGTGTTTGCCGGGATGAAGGTGGTGGCACCCGTCGTCACGCCGGAAGGCGTACTGCAGGAAGACCCGGAGGTCATTTTCGGCACCAGCGAAAAAAGCGATCCGCGCAGCGAAGGCGGCCTGAGCATGTGGCGTGCCTTCCCCTCCATGACTGCCGTGCGCAAGAATAACCTGTTCCGCCTGAATGGCGACCTGCTGAACCGCGCCGGCCCGCGCATGATCGAAGGTACGGTCGCCATGTGCGAGCAGCTGGAAGTGGCCCGCAAGCGCCGTACCAAAGCTGCTCAATGA
- the cobD gene encoding threonine-phosphate decarboxylase CobD: MLEHGGNLRDAAREYGRPIADWIDLSTGINPHWYVAPAPDANAWHRLPEADPALAAAACAYYDAPAMLPVAGTQAAIQALPRLRPPSRVVVAAPSYAEHAHHWGQHGHALCQVPYAQLADAVDHCDVLVICNPNNPTGERIAPEILLDWAGKLAARGGWLVVDEAFGDTEMQASLGPHTHRPGLIVLRSIGKFFGLAGLRLGFVAAHAALLAQLADMLGPWSVSGPAQHVALAALSDTHWQAEMRERLRGEGARLHQLLVAHSIPSSGTALFQWWPEERAETFWRHMAESGIWVRLFRHAAHGIRLGLPPDEHAWLRLQQTLTTWNHT, from the coding sequence TTGCTTGAACATGGCGGCAATCTGCGCGACGCCGCGCGCGAGTATGGACGACCAATCGCCGACTGGATCGACCTGTCAACCGGTATCAACCCGCACTGGTATGTAGCGCCAGCGCCTGATGCCAATGCCTGGCATCGGCTGCCGGAAGCCGATCCCGCGCTGGCGGCCGCCGCCTGCGCGTATTACGACGCGCCAGCCATGCTGCCGGTTGCTGGCACGCAGGCCGCCATCCAGGCCCTGCCCCGGCTGCGACCACCGTCACGCGTGGTGGTGGCCGCACCATCGTATGCGGAACATGCGCACCACTGGGGCCAGCACGGCCACGCATTATGCCAAGTGCCGTATGCGCAGCTGGCCGATGCCGTCGACCACTGCGACGTGCTGGTCATCTGTAACCCGAACAACCCCACGGGCGAGCGCATCGCGCCCGAGATATTGCTGGACTGGGCCGGCAAGCTGGCTGCGCGCGGCGGCTGGCTGGTTGTCGATGAAGCGTTTGGCGACACGGAAATGCAAGCCAGCCTGGGTCCGCACACGCATCGACCAGGTCTGATCGTGCTGCGCTCCATCGGCAAATTCTTTGGCCTGGCGGGACTGCGCCTGGGCTTTGTCGCCGCCCATGCTGCGCTGCTGGCCCAGCTGGCCGACATGCTGGGACCGTGGAGTGTCAGCGGCCCGGCACAACACGTGGCGCTGGCAGCCTTGAGCGATACGCACTGGCAGGCGGAAATGCGAGAACGCCTGCGCGGCGAAGGCGCCCGCCTGCACCAGCTATTGGTCGCGCACAGTATCCCCAGCAGCGGCACGGCGCTTTTTCAGTGGTGGCCAGAAGAACGCGCCGAGACATTCTGGCGCCACATGGCAGAATCAGGCATCTGGGTGCGCCTGTTCCGCCACGCCGCTCATGGCATCCGCCTGGGCCTGCCCCCCGACGAACACGCCTGGCTGCGCCTGCAGCAGACCCTCACCACATGGAATCACACATGA
- the cbiB gene encoding adenosylcobinamide-phosphate synthase CbiB: MLSGLSLSMLAGLMTAGVLLDLILGETRRWHPLVGFGRLASALERLLNQGHGRFLRGALAWLLAVLPISYAAYWLCGLAGAALHVFLLYLCLGLRSLRDHNQPIADALAIDDLDNARLLTARIVSRDTANADAASLAKASTESLLENGNDAVFGTLFWFAVAGGPGAVLFRLANTLDAMWGYRTARYDWFGCCAARIDDILNYLPARLTALSYVLLGKTMADKQRAWHCWRSQAPDWGSPNAGPVMASGAGALGLALGGDAIYDGKLERRPPLGAGRPAEARDIDRAWRLVAETAVLWLIWVALLAGLYYLRGKYLA, translated from the coding sequence ATGCTGAGTGGCTTGTCGCTGTCTATGCTGGCAGGCCTGATGACGGCCGGCGTACTGCTCGATCTGATCCTGGGCGAGACGCGCCGCTGGCATCCGCTGGTGGGCTTTGGCCGCCTCGCCAGCGCGCTCGAACGCCTGCTGAACCAGGGCCATGGGCGTTTCCTGCGCGGCGCGCTGGCGTGGCTGCTGGCCGTGCTGCCGATCAGCTATGCCGCCTACTGGCTGTGCGGCCTGGCCGGTGCGGCCCTGCATGTCTTCCTGCTATATCTGTGCCTGGGCTTGCGCAGCCTGCGCGACCACAATCAACCGATCGCCGATGCCCTGGCCATCGATGACCTGGACAACGCGCGCCTGCTGACGGCGCGCATCGTCAGCCGCGACACGGCCAACGCCGACGCGGCCAGCCTGGCCAAGGCCAGCACGGAATCCTTGCTGGAAAACGGCAACGACGCCGTCTTCGGCACCCTGTTCTGGTTTGCCGTGGCGGGCGGCCCCGGCGCCGTGCTGTTCCGCCTGGCGAATACGCTCGACGCCATGTGGGGCTACCGCACTGCGCGCTATGACTGGTTCGGCTGCTGCGCTGCGCGCATCGACGATATCCTCAATTACCTGCCGGCGCGCCTGACGGCCCTGTCCTATGTCTTGCTGGGCAAGACCATGGCGGACAAGCAGCGCGCCTGGCACTGCTGGCGCAGCCAGGCCCCCGACTGGGGCAGCCCAAACGCGGGGCCCGTGATGGCCAGCGGCGCCGGCGCCCTCGGCCTGGCCTTGGGTGGCGACGCCATCTACGACGGCAAGCTGGAACGCCGCCCGCCGCTGGGTGCCGGCCGTCCCGCCGAAGCGCGCGATATCGACCGCGCCTGGCGCCTGGTGGCCGAAACGGCCGTGCTGTGGCTAATCTGGGTGGCGCTGCTGGCCGGTCTGTACTACCTGCGGGGGAAATACCTTGCTTGA
- the cobU gene encoding bifunctional adenosylcobinamide kinase/adenosylcobinamide-phosphate guanylyltransferase, which yields MTRILVFGGARSGKSAYAEKLARESGKEVVYIATAQAGDGEMATRIAHHRVQRPAEWATLEEPLRLGDAILREARPGRLLLVDCLTLWLTNLMFSTGETYPDVGDIALPELFHSERAHLLYALAEIGDTGCDIVLVSNEVGMGIVPYGAISRCFTDEAGRLNQAVAAICDRAAFVAAGLPLYLKGAPC from the coding sequence ATGACGCGCATCCTGGTCTTCGGCGGCGCCCGTTCCGGCAAGAGCGCCTATGCGGAAAAGCTGGCCCGCGAGTCGGGCAAGGAAGTCGTCTATATCGCCACCGCGCAGGCGGGCGACGGCGAAATGGCCACGCGCATCGCGCATCACCGGGTACAGCGTCCGGCCGAGTGGGCCACCCTGGAAGAACCGCTGCGCCTGGGCGACGCCATCCTGCGGGAAGCACGGCCCGGCCGCCTGCTGCTGGTTGACTGCCTGACCCTGTGGCTGACGAATCTGATGTTTTCCACCGGCGAGACGTATCCGGACGTGGGCGACATCGCCCTGCCCGAACTGTTCCACAGCGAGCGCGCGCACCTGCTGTACGCGCTGGCCGAAATCGGCGATACCGGCTGCGACATCGTGCTGGTATCGAACGAAGTGGGCATGGGCATTGTGCCCTACGGCGCCATCTCGCGCTGCTTCACGGATGAAGCGGGCCGTCTGAACCAGGCCGTAGCGGCCATCTGCGACAGGGCCGCGTTTGTCGCCGCCGGCCTGCCGCTGTACCTGAAAGGCGCCCCATGCTGA
- the cobO gene encoding cob(I)yrinic acid a,c-diamide adenosyltransferase yields the protein MSDNKPVDAQAAAINERHRVRMERKKAIIDAAIAKADKEIGIIIVNTGNGKGKSSSGFGMAIRAMGHGMKVGVVQFIKGAMSTGEEKFLRRFPDEISFHAMGEGYTWETQNRERDIEKAELAWEQAKTFLADPSYGLVLFDELNIALKYNYLDVHKVIADLLERPAMQHVVITGRGAPDELIAIADTVTEMAVVKHAYAAGIGAQIGTEW from the coding sequence ATGAGCGACAACAAACCCGTCGATGCGCAAGCCGCAGCCATAAACGAACGCCACCGCGTGCGCATGGAGAGAAAAAAGGCCATCATCGACGCAGCCATTGCCAAGGCCGACAAGGAAATCGGCATCATCATCGTCAACACGGGCAATGGCAAGGGCAAGAGTTCGAGCGGCTTCGGCATGGCCATCCGTGCCATGGGCCACGGGATGAAAGTGGGCGTGGTGCAGTTCATCAAGGGTGCCATGTCGACGGGCGAGGAAAAATTCCTGCGCCGCTTCCCCGACGAAATCAGTTTTCATGCGATGGGCGAAGGCTATACCTGGGAAACGCAGAACCGCGAACGTGACATCGAAAAGGCCGAACTGGCATGGGAGCAGGCGAAGACCTTCCTGGCCGACCCCAGCTACGGCCTGGTGCTGTTCGACGAACTCAATATCGCCCTCAAATACAACTACCTCGACGTGCACAAGGTCATCGCCGACCTGCTGGAACGCCCGGCCATGCAGCACGTGGTCATCACGGGCCGCGGCGCACCGGACGAACTGATCGCAATCGCCGACACCGTCACCGAGATGGCCGTCGTCAAACATGCGTACGCGGCCGGCATCGGCGCACAAATCGGCACCGAGTGGTAA
- a CDS encoding ABC transporter ATP-binding protein, whose amino-acid sequence MIRTYQLGLKAGTRSLVENLIWHIKDGECWSVIGRNGAGKSTLLRTLAGLREPDAGHVTIQGRALIDWPLDELARERAFLAQARHDAFSYRVIETVLSARHPYHDNHYWEGSDDQRIALAALASMEVEQLAERDVRSLSGGERQRVAIAAMLAQDTPLLLLDEPANALDLAHQVSVMGLLSKLCREQNKTVVMVGHDLNLAHSVSTHALLLMGDGGWLAGPVAEVMQASILSDYLGHPIEIIAHGKRKIFIPKED is encoded by the coding sequence ATGATACGTACTTACCAACTCGGCCTGAAGGCAGGCACGCGCTCCCTCGTGGAAAACCTCATCTGGCACATCAAGGATGGCGAATGCTGGAGCGTGATCGGCCGCAATGGCGCGGGCAAGAGCACCTTGCTGCGCACCCTGGCAGGCTTGCGCGAACCGGATGCGGGCCATGTGACGATACAGGGCCGCGCCCTGATCGACTGGCCGCTCGATGAGCTAGCGCGCGAACGAGCCTTCCTGGCGCAAGCGCGGCATGACGCGTTCTCGTACCGCGTCATCGAAACCGTGCTGTCGGCGCGCCACCCGTATCACGACAACCATTACTGGGAAGGCAGCGACGACCAGCGCATCGCCCTGGCGGCGCTGGCCTCGATGGAAGTGGAGCAGCTGGCCGAACGCGACGTGCGCAGCCTGTCCGGCGGCGAACGCCAGCGCGTGGCGATTGCAGCCATGCTGGCGCAGGATACGCCCCTGCTGCTGCTCGACGAACCAGCCAATGCACTGGACCTGGCGCACCAGGTCAGCGTCATGGGCCTGCTGTCGAAACTGTGCCGCGAACAGAATAAAACCGTGGTGATGGTGGGGCATGATCTGAACCTGGCGCACAGCGTCTCGACCCATGCGCTGCTGCTGATGGGCGACGGCGGCTGGCTGGCCGGCCCCGTGGCCGAGGTGATGCAGGCATCCATCCTGAGCGACTACCTGGGCCACCCGATCGAGATCATCGCCCACGGCAAACGCAAGATATTCATACCGAAAGAGGATTAA